GCCGATGCTGAAGGGCGGGGGCTTCGGCGAGGATGGGCCGCGCGTCTCACCCTCTTCGACGCTGGATCGATTACCGCTTGCCCTTCGCAACCTGACCTTCGAACGGGGCGCGGTGGTCGTCTGGAAGCCGGATGTCTCCGTGAAGGATCTGGACCGGACCGTGGCCTGGGGCGGATCCGTTATCGTGACCGAGCGAGGTGGCGAGGTCGTCGGCCAGCGCCCGCTCGCGCTATTGTCGGTCTCGTAGTCGGCCCTGGTGCGGATGGTTGGGCGCGCGCTGTGACGACTGCGTGCCGCGGTTACCGGGCCGGGCTGCCAACCGCCTGGTCCTCTTGCTCGCGAAGAAAGCCTTCCCGCAGCTCGCGCGCGCCCTCCCAATAGTCCACCCCGTCCGGAAGGACGAGCCACCCCGAACGCTGGCGGTACGCCTGCGGTGCGTCAACGCATGGCGGCGTTGCGCCCGTCTCGCGGAGCGCCTTCGCCGCCTCGATCAGGCGATGGCGCACGCGGATGATGGCGGCGTCGGTGCTCCCCAGGTGCTCGCGAGAACGGTCGACGATGCCGTTGCCGGCCGCTCGCCCCTGGCTCCACTTCATGGCCTCGTCTTGCGGTGGGACGCCGCCACGAATACCGGTGAACCCTGATCCGTCCGGCGGCTTTCGGCGTTGAAGCTCGCGATCGATTCCGAAGTCGGTCGTCGGGTCGAGGGCGTTCCGGAAGCGGCCCAGCCAATCGGTCGAGTTGGGGAGGGTCCGGTCTCCCGGAAATTGCCGCTGCTCCCCGCCGAGGGCCCGATTGAACGTGAACTGCATGTTGTGATAGTCGTCGACGGGTACCGTCGCCACGACTTCGTTCCTGGTCCCCAGCTTGAAGGTCGGCGACATGGTGTAAAAGGGCCACAGCCAGTGCATCGTGCGCCAGTAGGTCCGGCCCTCCTCGGCCGCCCGGCACGCGCCGTAGGTCACGCCGAACTCGGTGTCCCGGACGT
The window above is part of the Chloroflexota bacterium genome. Proteins encoded here:
- a CDS encoding Rieske 2Fe-2S domain-containing protein — protein: MTSVAENEILTRCGPGTPMGDLMRQYWIPVARSDELPEPDCPPVRIRILNENLIAFRTTSGQVGLIEDACPHRGASLFFGRNEENGIRCVYHGWKFDVSGRCVDMMNEPEAASFMHRVRAVTYPTQERAGCVWAYLGPRETPPPLPMLEASLELAGVQRVNLCLNEYNWLQAMENNLDTSHNAVLHHGAITVEVASAPDYPNPAMKYMVADRAPRFHVRDTEFGVTYGACRAAEEGRTYWRTMHWLWPFYTMSPTFKLGTRNEVVATVPVDDYHNMQFTFNRALGGEQRQFPGDRTLPNSTDWLGRFRNALDPTTDFGIDRELQRRKPPDGSGFTGIRGGVPPQDEAMKWSQGRAAGNGIVDRSREHLGSTDAAIIRVRHRLIEAAKALRETGATPPCVDAPQAYRQRSGWLVLPDGVDYWEGARELREGFLREQEDQAVGSPAR